One segment of Rosa chinensis cultivar Old Blush chromosome 6, RchiOBHm-V2, whole genome shotgun sequence DNA contains the following:
- the LOC112173129 gene encoding EPIDERMAL PATTERNING FACTOR-like protein 2, whose product MASSQNWVCWHRNRHIIIPILLLLVSSFSTHFSFIAQATRPIPTKLPEATTGGNVLNEENAGGGERVNARQIGSRPPQCQRRCGGCGHCVAVQVPVVPQVQQSHNNGAKRSSSSAASTRKTSPKSTAYSRGGDELSNYKPISWRCKCGDLFFNP is encoded by the exons ATGGCCAGCTCTCAAAACTGGGTTTGTTGGCACAGAAATAGACACATAATCATTCCTATCCTACTACTTTTGGTTTCAAGCTTCAGCACCCACTTCAGTTTCATAGCACAAG CTACTAGACCAATTCCAACCAAGCTACCTGAAGCAACTACA GGAGGCAATGTTTTGAACGAGGAAAATGCTGGTGGAGGGGAAAGGGTCAACGCTCGTCAAATTGGGTCAAGGCCGCCGCAATGCCAGAGGCGGTGCGGTGGTTGTGGGCATTGTGTGGCGGTGCAGGTCCCGGTGGTTCCCCAAGTTCAACAAAGCCACAACAATGGAGCAAAACGCAGCAGCAGCTCTGCTGCTTCTACTAGAAAAACAAGCCCCAAGAGCACTGCTTATTCCAGAGGAGGCGACGAGTTGTCGAATTACAAGCCCATAAGCTGGAGATGCAAGTGTGGAGATTTGTTCTTCAATCCCTGA